A single window of Candidatus Melainabacteria bacterium RIFOXYA2_FULL_32_9 DNA harbors:
- a CDS encoding hydrolase TatD, whose product MTNNYKLIDTHAHMDFDVYQDNLDEILENARSIGVGKIIVPGVTIKDIPRIIELIEKYDYLYGAVSQHPSDVKDWDENCYNKLKKYAQHPKIVAIGETGLDYYWDKTHIDLQKHVFKEHIKLAKELNLPLIIHNRDAHADTLEILKETQSEKVGGVMHCFSGSAEFAIECIKAGFYIALGGPVTFKNAKKPKEVAKAVPLEKLLLETDSPFLSPHPYRGERNDPSKIKLVAEEIAKIKEIPLEEVAYATTQNAKKLFNIK is encoded by the coding sequence ATGACTAATAACTATAAACTTATAGATACTCATGCCCATATGGATTTTGATGTATATCAGGATAATTTGGATGAAATACTCGAAAATGCCAGATCTATAGGCGTAGGAAAAATCATAGTTCCCGGGGTAACAATAAAAGATATTCCAAGAATAATTGAACTAATTGAGAAATATGATTATTTATATGGAGCAGTATCTCAACACCCTTCTGATGTTAAAGATTGGGATGAAAATTGTTATAACAAGCTCAAAAAATATGCACAACACCCTAAAATAGTAGCTATAGGGGAAACAGGTCTGGATTATTACTGGGATAAAACACATATTGATCTGCAAAAGCACGTTTTTAAAGAACATATAAAACTGGCAAAAGAATTAAATTTACCGTTAATAATACATAATAGAGATGCTCATGCTGATACTTTAGAGATTCTAAAAGAAACTCAATCAGAAAAAGTTGGCGGAGTTATGCATTGTTTCTCAGGAAGTGCTGAATTCGCCATTGAATGTATAAAAGCAGGTTTTTATATCGCATTAGGCGGCCCGGTCACGTTTAAAAATGCTAAAAAGCCAAAAGAAGTTGCTAAAGCAGTTCCTTTAGAGAAACTTTTACTTGAGACAGACTCTCCATTTCTATCCCCCCATCCTTATCGTGGAGAAAGAAATGATCCTTCGAAAATAAAGCTTGTAGCAGAAGAAATAGCTAAAATTAAAGAGATTCCCTTGGAGGAAGTTGCTTATGCTACAACACAGAATGCAAAAAAATTGTTTAATATTAAATAA
- a CDS encoding ribonuclease PH: RPIKFTRGFTKYADGSVLVEFGDTKVITTAIIEDRVPRFLVDSGKGWLTAEYALLPGSAQSRIIRDRGSTLSGRTQEIQRLIGRSLRAAVDLSAIGERTITIDADVIQADGGTRTASISGAYIALYDALLKLKKQGKIKEIPIIDQVAAISLGVVKSKFLLDLDYNEDSNADVDANIIMTASGKIIEFQITSEKEAFDKNELIKFVELGEKGIKEIIELQNQALGL; this comes from the coding sequence AGACCTATCAAGTTTACAAGAGGTTTTACAAAATATGCAGATGGATCTGTATTAGTCGAATTTGGCGATACAAAAGTGATTACGACTGCAATAATAGAAGATAGAGTCCCTCGTTTTCTTGTGGACTCAGGTAAAGGCTGGCTGACAGCTGAATATGCACTTCTTCCCGGTTCTGCTCAATCAAGAATAATCAGGGACAGAGGCTCTACGCTTTCTGGTAGAACTCAGGAAATCCAGAGGTTAATAGGAAGAAGTCTTAGAGCTGCCGTAGACCTTTCTGCAATTGGCGAAAGAACTATTACAATAGATGCAGATGTTATTCAAGCTGATGGTGGCACAAGAACTGCAAGCATCTCTGGTGCTTATATAGCTCTATACGATGCCCTACTTAAATTAAAAAAGCAAGGAAAAATTAAAGAAATTCCTATAATAGATCAAGTTGCAGCAATAAGCCTTGGAGTTGTAAAGAGCAAATTCCTTCTTGATCTTGACTATAACGAAGATTCAAATGCTGATGTTGATGCAAACATAATTATGACTGCATCTGGTAAGATTATTGAATTCCAGATAACCAGCGAAAAAGAAGCTTTTGATAAAAATGAGCTTATCAAGTTTGTAGAATTAGGTGAAAAAGGCATAAAAGAGATTATTGAGCTACAAAATCAGGCTTTAGGATTATAG
- a CDS encoding methionine--tRNA ligase, which translates to MDKFYITTAIDYVNAPPHIGHAYEKIAADVIARHFRQRDINVFFLTGTDEHGIKIERTAASKGMTPQEFCDSIAVKFKEAWKLIDISYDRFIRTTEQDHRKVVQHIFKTLLDKGDIYKASYTGLYCTGCECFVSPRDLTEDGFCPDHKTKPQEIQEENYFFKLSKYKDKIREHILNNPEFILPEYKVNEVLNQLQETGDISVSRAKTSVSWGIPVPNDDSQVIYVWIDALSNYLTGIGYLTNQELYKEFWPADNHMIGKDILKFHSIYWIAILMAMELPLPKTIYAHGWITVDETKMSKSLGNVISPTDIITEHQLPNADSLRYFLMTTAPFGRDGNYNDEDFKNKVNADLANNLGNLLNRSSSMLVKYFDGNITSEAVTGYENNELAQLCNSTKQIVIENFDKYSISEAAEAVFDLVDKTNKYVNEKAPWTLAKNPETLTECAQVLYNVLETLRQVSILLYPYIPNISEDMWQQLSLEGKVADKNLSDVKWGGLQAGKVASKETVKPVFLRIDSEFAGAEKKK; encoded by the coding sequence ATGGATAAATTTTATATTACTACAGCTATAGATTATGTAAATGCACCTCCGCATATAGGCCATGCTTATGAAAAAATTGCAGCAGATGTTATCGCAAGGCATTTTAGACAAAGAGATATTAATGTATTCTTTTTAACCGGCACTGATGAGCACGGAATTAAGATAGAAAGAACAGCTGCAAGCAAAGGCATGACTCCTCAAGAATTCTGTGATTCTATAGCAGTAAAGTTTAAAGAAGCCTGGAAGTTAATAGACATATCTTACGATAGATTTATCCGTACAACAGAACAAGACCATAGAAAAGTTGTCCAGCATATATTCAAAACCCTTTTAGATAAAGGAGATATATATAAAGCTTCTTATACAGGATTATACTGTACAGGATGTGAGTGTTTTGTTTCACCAAGAGATCTGACAGAAGATGGTTTCTGCCCTGATCATAAAACCAAGCCTCAAGAGATTCAGGAAGAAAATTATTTCTTTAAGCTGTCAAAATATAAGGACAAGATAAGAGAGCATATTCTAAATAATCCTGAATTTATTCTGCCTGAATATAAAGTCAATGAAGTTTTAAATCAGCTACAGGAAACCGGAGATATTAGCGTTTCAAGAGCTAAAACTTCTGTAAGCTGGGGTATTCCTGTTCCTAATGATGATTCTCAGGTAATTTATGTCTGGATTGACGCCTTATCAAATTATCTAACAGGTATAGGATATTTAACTAACCAAGAATTGTACAAGGAATTCTGGCCTGCTGATAACCATATGATAGGCAAAGATATACTTAAATTCCACTCAATATATTGGATAGCTATTTTAATGGCAATGGAGTTACCCTTACCAAAGACAATTTATGCTCATGGTTGGATAACTGTTGATGAAACTAAAATGAGTAAGTCCCTTGGTAATGTGATAAGCCCTACGGATATAATTACTGAGCACCAACTGCCAAACGCTGATTCATTGAGATATTTCCTCATGACAACAGCACCATTCGGTAGAGATGGCAATTACAATGATGAAGACTTTAAAAATAAAGTTAATGCAGATTTAGCAAATAATCTTGGTAATTTATTAAATAGAAGCTCAAGTATGCTTGTAAAATACTTCGATGGAAATATCACTTCTGAAGCTGTGACAGGTTATGAAAATAATGAATTAGCTCAACTATGCAATTCAACTAAACAAATTGTTATAGAAAACTTTGATAAGTATAGTATTTCAGAAGCAGCTGAAGCTGTATTTGATCTGGTAGACAAAACCAACAAGTATGTTAATGAAAAAGCTCCATGGACTCTGGCTAAAAATCCGGAAACACTAACTGAGTGCGCACAAGTGCTTTATAATGTCCTGGAAACGTTAAGGCAAGTAAGTATTTTACTTTATCCTTATATACCGAATATTTCAGAAGATATGTGGCAGCAATTATCACTTGAAGGTAAAGTTGCTGATAAAAATCTGTCAGATGTTAAGTGGGGCGGTTTACAGGCAGGAAAAGTAGCGTCAAAAGAAACAGTAAAGCCTGTATTCTTAAGAATTGACTCTGAGTTTGCAGGTGCTGAGAAAAAGAAATAA